The Stieleria maiorica genome includes the window GCTGCGGGCCAACGAAAAGCTTTCACAGATCCTCGGCTACAGTCGGGAGGAACTTCTGTCGCTCTCCTTCCAAGATCTGACGCATCCCGATGACATGGACTCCGACTTGCTGTTGTTCATGCAGATGAAGCGGGGTGAGATTCCCGGTTACTCGATGGAGAAACGGTACATCCACAAAGACGGGCATCTCGTTTGGGCCAACCTGACCACATCGATTCGCCGGGACGTGGACGACACCGCCGAGTGTTGTATCTCGTTGATCGAAGACATCACCGAACGCAAGCTGACCGAACAAAAATTGGCTGCATCGCGGGCGATCATCACCGAAGTGATCGCAAAAAGCCAAGACCCGTTCATCAGCTTCGACGAATATGGTGTGATCCAGGTCGCCAACCAGGCGGCACAGAACTTTTCCGACCAGGATTCCGGTCTGGTCGATCGCACCGTCCACGACTTGTTCGGCAACCACGCCGAACCGCCCTTGTTGGCGGCGGTCGATCGCGTCCGGCAATCTCAAACGGCGGAAACGACCGAATATTACTCGCCGCGATTGAACCGTTGGTACGACGCCCGCGTGTTCCCGGTCGACAACGGCGCAGCGATCTACATGACCGACGTGACCGGGCGGAAAGAGACCGAAGCCTATCTGGAAGCCGCACGCATCGCGGCCGAAGAAGCCAGTCAGGCGAAAAGCCAGTTCTTGACCAACATGAGTCACGAAATCCGATCGCCGATGTCCGCCATCTTGGGCTTTGCCGACCTGACGCTGCGCGACATCCGCGAAGGCAACGAGATCGACCCGGACAACCTGGAAACCGTGATCCGCAACGGCCGGTTCCTGCTGCGGATCATCAACGACATCCTGGACCTTTCCAAAGTCGAAGCCGGCAAGTTGGAAGTCCGGCGATCGCGGTTCAAGCTGCTGCCCATGCTGGCCGACATCAACGAACTGATGCGTCACCGCAGCGAATCGTCCGGCGTGCCGCTGACGATCGAATTCCGCGGACCGATCCCCAGTACCCTGCGCAGTGATCGATCGCGGGTGGAACAGATCCTGGTCAATTTGATCGGCAATGCGTTGAAGTTCACGCCCGAAGGCAGCGTGCGAGTCGTCGTGACGGTCGATGACAGCGATGAAGACGTCGTTCAGTTTCGCGTCATCGACACCGGGATCGGAATCTCCAAAGCCAACTTCGATCGGCTGTTCCAGACCTTCAGCCAAGTCCATGATCGCAAGCGGGTCGGCGTCGAAGGGACGGGGCTGGGATTGGTGATCAGCAAACGCTTGGCGAATCTGCTGGGCGGAGACATCACCGCGACCAGTGTCGAAGGGGAGGGCAGCGAGTTTGTGTTGCGGTTACCGATCGAAGCGTCAGCCGAAAGGATCGAAGCGACGACGGACGATTTGAAACCGCGTCGTGCCGCCGTGGACCGGTTGCAACAAATCAACGCTCGCGTGCTGGTCGCCGACGACTCCCGCGACGTGCGGTTGGTCACGACCCGGTTTCTGTCTCGCGCCGGCGCGGACGTCGTCGAAGTCGTCAACGGCGCCGAAGCGGTTCAAGCCATCCGCGATGCCGAAACCGACGACAATCCCTTCGGTTGCGTGCTGATGGACATGCAAATGCCCGAGTTGGACGGCCGCGAAGCGACGCAACAGATTCGCGACGAGGGCTTCACCGTGCCGGTGATCGCATTGACCGCCGGAGCGACCAACGATGAAATCAACGACGCCCTGTCGGCCGGGTGCACCGAATTCATGGCCAAACCCGTCGACGCCGCCGGACTGATCCGCCGCGTTGCCGAGTTGACCCGCCGTCCCCGATGACCGCGAGCGTCGGGCCACGGGACCGTCGAGCTTAAGGCAGAGGCAAATCGCGACATTCCCAATGATTTGACGGATTGGGTAAGAGGTGCTCGGTGGAAGGGTGCACGACGTCCTTTCTAAGAGCGTCGCGCTGAGCCCCACGGGCGACGGCCCGGAAGGGCCATCGTACATCAAGGTATTGGGGTTTACCCTCCGCAATAAACCCGACAATTGCTTCGTTCGCTTCACTTTCGCTTTTCACGGTTTTGGGGCCATTTCGCGGCCTAAACTTCCCCGTCGCTGTGGCACCTGTCGAGGTGCGAAGACTGTCACGCAGCGGGCATTCTTTCATCAAAACCTATCGAATGTGGGCACATGACCAACACACAACAACGATACCGCTTGCTGACCCGAAGTGACTTTGACGGACTCGTCTGCGCGTTGCTGCTGAAAGAGTTGGACATCCTCGGCGAGATCAAGTTTGTCCATCCCAAGGACATGCAGGACGGCGAGATCGAGGTGACCGAGAACGATATCCTGACCAACCTGCCCTACGTGCCGGGTTGTCACCTCTGCTTCGATCACCACAGCAGCGAAGAGATTCGTAACGAAGGCGAGCAGGCCGACAACTACGTCCTTTCGACCAGCGCCGACTCCGCCGCCCGCGTCGTGTACGACTACTTCGGCGGCCGCGAGCGGTTCCCGAAAATCAGCCTGGCGATGATGGAAGCGGTCGACAAAGCCGATGCCGCAAAATTCTCCGCCGACGAGATTCAGAATCCTCAAGGCTGGGCGCTGCTCTCGTTCCTGATGGACGCCCGCACCGGACTGGGACGATTCCGCAGCTTCCGCGTTTCCAACTACCAATTGATGATGGATCTGATCGATTGCTGCCGCGATCTGGACATCGAAGACATTCTGCTGCTGCCGGACGTCCGCGAGCGCGTCGAGATGTACGAACTGCATCGGGAGCTCGCCCAAGACCAGCTGAAACGGTGCGGCACCGTCCACGACAACCTGGTCGTTTTGGATTTGCGCGACGAAGAAACGATCTACGCGACCAACCGGTTCGTGATCTATTCGGTCTACCCGCAGTGCAACATTTCGATCCACGTGTTGTGGGGCAAGCAAAAGCAAAACACGGTGTTCACGATCGGCAAATCGATCCTGGATCGCTCCTGCCGCACCGATGTCGGCGAACTGTGCTACCAATACGGCGGCGGCGGTCACGAAGCGGCCGGCACCTGTCAGGTCTCTCATGATCAGGCCGAGCAAGTTCTGCAAGAGTTGATCTCCCGCATTAACGCCGATCAACACGCCGGCGTTACTCCGGTCGAAGTCTAAGCGGACAGTGCCGCTTCGCGCGGGTTCATGCCTCATGCCACCCTCGTTCCCGGGCTCCGCCTGGGAACGGGCAGCTTCCAGAGGCTCCGCCTCGAGTTGCAAACCCGGCGTGTGGCAGGAGCCACAACTGCAGTGCGTTCCAAGGCAGAGCCTTGGAACGAGGAAATTTTTCTGCCCCCCATTTTTCTGTCATCCTCCCCGACCGTTCATCCAACCATTCAATCCGCCTCAAACGCCACGCCCTTCTTCCCCGAACTGCGATTCTTCCAAACCTCTCCGTCGGGGAACCGGTGTTGCTCGATGAACGCGGATCGAAACTCCAATCCCCAGCCCGGTGCCGTGGGCGTCACGTAGCATCCCTCGCGGACTCGGACGGGTTGCTCGACCGCGTCCTGCAGGAAATCGATGTACTCGACCAACTGCGTCTGGGAATGGCCCGACACGGCGATCTGATCCCACATGCCGTAGTGTTGGATCATGTTGCACAGCGCGATGCCGCCGCCGTGGGGACAGACCGGCACGTTGAATTTGGCCGCCATGAGAAGGATCGCCATCACGTCGTTCACGCCGGCCACGCGGACCGCATCGATCTGGCAATACCCGATTGCCCCGCTCTTAAGCAATTGTTTGAAAATCACCGGTGAAGCCGCCTGTTCGCCGCAGGCCAAATCAAACGAGGCGTCGGCGAAGGTCTCGGCCAGCTCGACGTAACCGAGCACGTCGTCACGGGCGATCGGTTCTTCGATCCATTTTAGATCGAACGGCCGATAGCGATCGATGTGGCGCTTGGCCTGGTCCAATCCCCAGTACTGATTCGCGTCGACCATCAATTGAGACGCCGGACCGATGGCATCACGCATGAATCGGATCCGACGAACGTCCTGGTCCGAATCGCGACCGACCTTCAACTTGAACGCATCGAACCCCTGATCCTGAAGCTTCTGGATCGTCGCCAGGATTTCGTCATCGCTCAGCCCCAGCCACCCGGCGGTGCAATAGGCTCGGGGTCCCCGCTCGGCCATCTCCGCTTCGCGCTCCGTCACGTGGGGTCGCGTCTTTTGCAGCAGCATGACCGCTTCGTCGCGCGTCAGCGCATCACCGATGTTGCGCCAATCGATGCAATCGGCGACGAACTCCGGTTCCAGATCGACGAGCAGTTTCCAGAGTGGTTTGTCGAGCGACTTGGCCCACAGGTCCCACATCGCGTTCAGCACCGCACCGGCGGCCATCCGAAACACACCGTCGTGCAACCAACGCAGTTGATGGTGATCGATCAGCCGCCGATAGAGCTTGATCGGAGCTGCGGCAAAATCCTCCAGGTTGGTGCCGACGATCAGCCGGCAAAGGTCTCGGATACCGTAGCAAATCCAATCCGTACCCGCGCCGACGGTGAACACGACCGACACGCCTCGCAGTCCTGCATCGGTTTCCAGATGCAGCACGGCCGACGAGTAATCGGGTGCCTTGTGAAACGGGTCCGAACCGAGCATTTGGTCCGACGTCGGAACCCGAAGATCGATAACTTCGGCCGACGTGATGGTGATCGAGCGATCCGACATGAAAAAACTTCAAAGACAAAGATACGAGTTGGTGTTTAGCCATGAGGCGATCCCCCTCGCTGCGGAGCAGCGACCGAGTGCGGCTAAAGCCTGGACACCAGCGCAAGTTGGTGTTTAGCCTTTAGGCGATTCCCCACGCTGCGGAGCAGCGACCGAGTGCGGCTAAAGCCTGGACACCAACGCTGGTTCGTGTCTAGCCCCCATGTGCGACGGCCCGGAAGGGCCATCGTACCCGGAAAAAGGGATTCCTATTCACCCCTGGTCCCATCCCCACCAACCGGGCTCCATTTTTCTGCCCCCCTGTTTTTCTGTCACGCTCCCAACGGCCACCTACTTGGCGGTCCGTTCGACGACGAATTCATAACCCTTGTCGTCGTTACGGCCGATGGCTCTGCGCGAGCCGACGATCTTCCATCCTTGACCGCCGATCTCGCGAAGACGTTGCGACGCTTTGGTGTCCGAGACATAAACGATGTCGTATTCGTAGACCGGCTGAGACACTGCTTGGTAGCCGGAGACGAACGCGGCGGCCAAGATCACCAGCAGCAAGACGGTCCCGAGATTGCGGAGCACCCTGACTTCGGATGCGAGATCGGGAGCGGCGGTCGAGGCAGGTGTTGTGGCGGAACGAGGGGAAAGTCGCTTTTCCGTGATCGCCTGGCGTGCCCCCTTTTCATCCGAGCTCGATTCATCGAACAACAAAAACTCAATCGGTCCGGCTCCATCATTCGCTTCGATGAAACGACGAATCAATTCCTTTGCCGCGTCGGCGGGAGTCCCTGCGGCAATCGTCCCACCCTTGTAGCTGACGGCCCCCGGGTGCTGTGCGGCTTCGTTGATGTCGGTGGTCAGTTTCATCGTGGATTCTCCTCTCGGGAAGCGAAAAGGCACAGAGTCAAGTACCTCGCGATTCCGGTCTGCACCAGAAAAACCGACCCAAAACCCCGCATGCCAGCGACGAAACCTTGTGGTGCTACCCCACCAGGTCGCGTGCGGCAACCAATCGAGGGGCGTAGAACAACGCCCTGCGATCGTTGAACAGAAACTCGCCCAACTTTTCCAGGATTTGCTGTCGGTCATTGTTTTGAAAATTATTGTTTTGAAAATTGACGTCCACCAGGGCGTTGAGGTACTTCCGAAAGGTCGGCGTGATGCTCTTTCCAGCTTTCGAGCGGCTGAATCCGAGTTGATGCCACGTGAATTCCGGCTGGTAACCGAAGGCGCACAGACCGATCAGCTCTCGGGCGAAAACGCGCGGGTTTCGCTTTTCGTCATCAAAGAACATGTGAACGTTTGCTCGAAGAAACTCTTTCCACGCATCCTTGCATTCGTTCTTATCGAAATTGGACCTGAGCACCGCGACCCGGTTCACTTTCATTCCGTGGGTCTTCTCCCAGTCGTCTCGCTCCTCTTCGGTGAGCGCGAGTGTAAAATGCTGACCGACCGTCGCGGCCCCGATGATCAACGTGTCGTTCAGAATGGGGCTCCAGCACTTCTCGCTCAGGATGCTGCCGATCTTCGTGACGCGCCGAGGCTTTTTCGGTCGAGCGGTGCAGTGGGGATTCTTCAAATAGTTCGATTTGGCCTCAAAATCACGACGAAGGAATTCTGCCCGAACGATCTTTCGCGTCGCTTCGTCCTGGATGCCGTTGGCGGCGGTGACGCCGAACGCGCGGACCAGCGGTGATTCCGTGCGGATCTCGGTGCCGCCCAGCAAGGTCAGCTGGAGAGCGTTGGTGGCGGTGGCGGTGTAGAGCTTGTAGGCGGCATTGATCAGTTTTGTCAGCACGTCCTCTTGCGTCCAATCTTCGACAAACCTCGCGTACCACGCATTATGGCGTCGATAGTCGCGTTTGAGCCCCTCGGTAAACTGCCTGACGAATTGATCATGTGATAACACGGAAAAGTTCCTCGCAAGACGCGGGTGCGGTACAGTGAT containing:
- a CDS encoding exopolyphosphatase; the encoded protein is MTNTQQRYRLLTRSDFDGLVCALLLKELDILGEIKFVHPKDMQDGEIEVTENDILTNLPYVPGCHLCFDHHSSEEIRNEGEQADNYVLSTSADSAARVVYDYFGGRERFPKISLAMMEAVDKADAAKFSADEIQNPQGWALLSFLMDARTGLGRFRSFRVSNYQLMMDLIDCCRDLDIEDILLLPDVRERVEMYELHRELAQDQLKRCGTVHDNLVVLDLRDEETIYATNRFVIYSVYPQCNISIHVLWGKQKQNTVFTIGKSILDRSCRTDVGELCYQYGGGGHEAAGTCQVSHDQAEQVLQELISRINADQHAGVTPVEV
- a CDS encoding enolase C-terminal domain-like protein is translated as MSDRSITITSAEVIDLRVPTSDQMLGSDPFHKAPDYSSAVLHLETDAGLRGVSVVFTVGAGTDWICYGIRDLCRLIVGTNLEDFAAAPIKLYRRLIDHHQLRWLHDGVFRMAAGAVLNAMWDLWAKSLDKPLWKLLVDLEPEFVADCIDWRNIGDALTRDEAVMLLQKTRPHVTEREAEMAERGPRAYCTAGWLGLSDDEILATIQKLQDQGFDAFKLKVGRDSDQDVRRIRFMRDAIGPASQLMVDANQYWGLDQAKRHIDRYRPFDLKWIEEPIARDDVLGYVELAETFADASFDLACGEQAASPVIFKQLLKSGAIGYCQIDAVRVAGVNDVMAILLMAAKFNVPVCPHGGGIALCNMIQHYGMWDQIAVSGHSQTQLVEYIDFLQDAVEQPVRVREGCYVTPTAPGWGLEFRSAFIEQHRFPDGEVWKNRSSGKKGVAFEAD